One segment of Gordonia terrae DNA contains the following:
- a CDS encoding glycosyltransferase family 4 protein: MRDPLKIAIVASSRYPIAQPFAGGLEAHVWHLTRALTLAGHEVTLFAGDGSDLPVDSDRLRAELFEPSAAARSDVSMPQLEVLQDHHSYLSLMLSFTRNPGDYDVIHNHSLHYLPVAMGPAVQTPMVTTLHTPPTPWLESALTLAPDTRCVAVSRHTAQSWSHVLGDIPVVHNGVQLDRWPAGPGGDDLVWFGRFVPEKGAHLAIEAAQRAGRRLRLAGPISDATYFEQQIAPSLGRLVHYEGHLHQHDLARLVGSCGATLVSPVWDEPYGLVVAESLACGTPVACFARGGIPEIVGADAGVLVPPGDVDALAVAAEEALTIDRQLARRRAEEHCSDTAMIGRYSDIYADLVAGRSTLGTDSLTRRVPA, translated from the coding sequence ATGCGTGACCCCCTGAAGATCGCCATCGTCGCGTCGAGCCGCTACCCGATCGCGCAGCCCTTCGCCGGCGGACTCGAGGCCCATGTCTGGCATCTCACCCGCGCCCTGACGCTCGCCGGACACGAGGTCACGCTGTTCGCAGGTGACGGCAGCGATCTCCCGGTCGACTCGGATCGCCTGCGCGCCGAGCTGTTCGAGCCATCCGCGGCCGCACGCTCGGATGTGTCGATGCCCCAGCTCGAAGTGTTGCAGGATCATCACTCGTATCTGTCGCTGATGCTCTCGTTCACGCGCAACCCCGGCGACTACGACGTGATCCACAATCACAGCCTGCACTACCTCCCGGTCGCCATGGGGCCGGCGGTGCAGACCCCGATGGTCACCACGTTGCACACCCCGCCGACGCCGTGGCTCGAGTCGGCCCTCACCCTCGCGCCCGATACGCGTTGCGTTGCGGTCAGCCGGCACACGGCGCAGTCCTGGTCACATGTTCTCGGCGACATCCCGGTGGTGCACAACGGCGTTCAGCTGGACCGCTGGCCCGCCGGTCCCGGTGGGGACGATCTGGTCTGGTTCGGCCGTTTCGTCCCGGAGAAGGGTGCGCATCTCGCGATCGAGGCCGCGCAGCGCGCCGGACGACGGCTCCGACTGGCCGGACCCATCAGCGACGCAACGTATTTCGAACAACAGATCGCCCCCTCCCTGGGCCGCCTCGTCCACTACGAGGGGCACCTCCACCAGCACGACCTGGCCCGGCTGGTGGGTTCCTGCGGCGCGACCCTGGTGAGCCCCGTGTGGGACGAGCCGTACGGCCTCGTGGTGGCGGAGTCCCTCGCGTGCGGCACCCCGGTGGCGTGCTTCGCGCGCGGAGGCATCCCGGAGATCGTCGGCGCCGACGCCGGTGTCCTCGTCCCGCCGGGCGATGTCGATGCGCTGGCAGTCGCCGCGGAGGAAGCGCTCACCATCGACCGGCAACTCGCCCGCCGTCGCGCGGAGGAACACTGCTCCGACACCGCGATGATCGGCCGGTACTCCGACATCTACGCCGATCTGGTCGCCGGACGTTCGACCCTCGGCACCGACTCGCTCACCCGCCGGGTACCGGCGTGA
- a CDS encoding PAS and ANTAR domain-containing protein: MRDANDHTAGESRISHVGSFRFLFDTQEWEWSDEVAEMHGYRPGEVTPTTELIAGHKHPDDRQSFEELLATMLDRRIPFSSRHRIVDTQGEVRHVAVVSQQLTDEAGAVIGAEGFYLDLTAIEEKAVKDRVDEHVARFREHQGVIEQAKGMISLAYGVSADRAFEVMRWRSQTANVKVNELARSIVTGVHKYVVLPDPVRQSFDHLLLNAHHTDGQGTPHSNSH, translated from the coding sequence GTGAGAGACGCCAACGATCACACCGCCGGCGAGTCCCGCATCAGTCACGTCGGCAGCTTCCGGTTCTTGTTCGACACCCAGGAGTGGGAGTGGTCTGACGAGGTCGCCGAGATGCACGGATACCGGCCCGGTGAGGTGACCCCGACGACCGAGCTGATCGCCGGTCACAAGCACCCGGACGACCGGCAGTCGTTCGAAGAGTTGCTCGCGACCATGCTGGACCGCCGGATTCCGTTCTCGAGCCGACATCGCATCGTCGACACCCAGGGCGAGGTTCGTCATGTCGCGGTCGTCTCGCAGCAACTGACCGACGAGGCCGGAGCCGTCATCGGCGCTGAGGGCTTCTATCTCGACCTGACGGCGATCGAGGAGAAAGCGGTCAAGGATCGCGTCGACGAGCACGTCGCGCGTTTCCGCGAGCACCAGGGCGTCATCGAACAGGCCAAGGGCATGATCTCGCTGGCCTACGGGGTCAGCGCTGATCGCGCGTTCGAGGTCATGCGGTGGCGATCGCAGACGGCGAACGTCAAGGTGAACGAACTCGCGCGGTCGATCGTCACCGGGGTCCACAAATACGTGGTGCTGCCGGACCCGGTCCGGCAGTCCTTCGACCACCTGCTGCTCAATGCGCACCATACCGACGGCCAGGGCACCCCACACTCGAACTCACACTGA
- a CDS encoding DUF7269 family protein, producing MPDLTPDREVASREAIARRPARKSRGLKAIGLLGFVCLGLMLVLAGLAIAAGAGDRDATVWLAVGAVLVGLVALGLLIGSRVLLRRRAARDGDRAHQDPIQPETTAEEAERYEERFHDFPVEHAGKRERGRDDRLEEMHDEGHRHNRGHNEGKA from the coding sequence ATGCCAGATCTGACACCCGACCGAGAGGTCGCCTCGCGCGAGGCCATCGCCCGGCGTCCGGCACGAAAGTCACGAGGGCTGAAGGCCATCGGCCTCCTCGGCTTCGTCTGTCTCGGACTCATGCTGGTCCTCGCCGGCCTCGCGATCGCCGCCGGCGCGGGCGACCGCGACGCGACCGTATGGCTGGCGGTGGGCGCCGTTCTCGTCGGCCTGGTGGCGCTCGGCCTGCTGATCGGCAGCCGCGTCCTGCTTCGACGACGCGCCGCCCGAGACGGTGATCGTGCCCATCAGGACCCGATCCAGCCGGAGACCACTGCCGAAGAGGCCGAGCGTTACGAGGAGCGCTTCCACGATTTCCCGGTGGAACACGCGGGAAAACGAGAGCGAGGGCGGGACGACCGCCTGGAAGAAATGCACGACGAGGGTCATCGACACAACCGGGGACACAACGAGGGAAAGGCCTGA
- a CDS encoding glycosyltransferase, with amino-acid sequence MSTTRDRSVRAGLRPRASVGPTRVRVASVPHSHVYVRHLSPLNGTASDLDTGPVSVVRLPDPAPADGEMVPGRWWPPLMLDPAWIARHHNEFDVFHLHFGFDAIEPATMSAVIDELRTHGKPLVYTLHDLRNPHHAEPGHHEEVLDILVPAADEVVTLTPGAAAEITRRWHREATVLPHPHVVPPGKFGAREPHTDEFVVGVHAKSIRANMDPLPVIMTLLEAAADYPDMTVQINLHDEVFVPGTHAYNPDFGTTALALSRHPYARVRVHDYFTDDQLWDYLRSLSVSVLPYRFGTHSGWLEACHDLGTAVIAPSCGFYREQQDCLSYEFTADHFDPNSLVAALAQAYTARPSAALWPERRAQRQSLAEHHAALYTRILDA; translated from the coding sequence GTGAGCACGACACGGGACCGTTCGGTACGGGCGGGTCTACGCCCGCGCGCGAGTGTCGGCCCCACGCGCGTGCGCGTCGCCTCGGTGCCGCACTCGCATGTGTACGTCCGGCACCTGTCTCCGCTCAACGGGACGGCCAGCGACCTCGACACCGGACCGGTGTCGGTGGTGCGCCTGCCCGACCCGGCGCCGGCCGACGGCGAAATGGTCCCGGGTCGGTGGTGGCCACCGCTGATGCTCGATCCCGCCTGGATCGCGCGACATCACAACGAGTTCGATGTCTTCCACCTCCATTTCGGGTTCGACGCCATCGAGCCGGCGACGATGTCGGCGGTCATCGACGAACTGCGCACCCACGGCAAGCCGCTCGTCTACACGCTGCACGATCTGCGCAATCCGCATCACGCCGAGCCGGGTCATCACGAGGAGGTACTGGACATCCTCGTGCCCGCGGCGGACGAGGTGGTGACGCTGACCCCCGGCGCGGCCGCCGAGATCACACGCCGCTGGCACCGGGAGGCGACCGTTCTCCCCCACCCGCATGTCGTGCCACCGGGAAAATTCGGCGCGCGAGAGCCGCACACCGACGAGTTCGTCGTCGGGGTCCACGCCAAGAGCATCCGCGCGAACATGGATCCGTTGCCGGTCATCATGACCCTGCTCGAGGCCGCCGCCGATTACCCGGACATGACCGTCCAGATCAACCTGCACGACGAGGTGTTCGTCCCGGGGACCCACGCGTACAACCCCGACTTCGGCACGACGGCTCTGGCGCTGTCGCGTCATCCCTACGCGCGCGTGCGGGTTCACGACTACTTCACCGACGACCAACTGTGGGACTATCTGCGAAGCCTGTCCGTATCGGTACTCCCGTACCGGTTCGGCACGCACTCGGGCTGGCTCGAGGCCTGCCACGATCTCGGTACCGCCGTCATCGCACCGAGCTGCGGCTTCTATCGCGAGCAGCAGGACTGCCTGTCCTACGAGTTCACCGCGGACCACTTCGATCCGAACTCGCTGGTTGCCGCTCTGGCGCAGGCCTATACGGCTCGACCGTCGGCAGCACTGTGGCCGGAACGACGCGCCCAGCGCCAGTCGCTCGCCGAACACCACGCCGCCCTCTACACCCGGATTCTGGATGCGTGA
- a CDS encoding FadR/GntR family transcriptional regulator translates to MTGQIIPPRRTSELVVQRMQELIADGTWPIGERIPAEPELVAQFGVGRNTIREAARALEHAGMLEPRRGDGTYVRGRSPLAGAIARRSAPSELRDLLEVRRALESEAAAGAAGRGDARDVERLRTLLARTEDALTDGDLDRYTQADIAFHAELVLASRNVLLIEMYDGIAEAIARTHPSVLRRPLAEQSHPRGHRDVVDAIERGDAVAARAAVYAYVDFTEVPE, encoded by the coding sequence GTGACCGGCCAGATCATCCCGCCCCGCAGGACCAGCGAGCTCGTCGTGCAACGGATGCAGGAGCTGATCGCCGACGGCACCTGGCCGATCGGCGAGCGGATACCCGCCGAGCCCGAGCTCGTGGCGCAATTCGGGGTGGGACGGAACACGATCCGGGAGGCCGCGCGGGCGCTCGAACACGCCGGCATGCTCGAGCCGCGGCGCGGCGACGGCACCTATGTACGTGGACGGAGTCCGCTCGCCGGAGCGATCGCGCGACGCTCGGCGCCATCTGAGTTACGCGATCTACTGGAAGTGCGCCGTGCGCTCGAGAGCGAGGCGGCGGCCGGTGCGGCCGGTCGTGGGGATGCCCGCGACGTCGAACGCCTACGGACGCTGCTCGCGCGCACCGAGGATGCGCTGACCGACGGCGATCTGGATCGATACACACAGGCCGACATCGCTTTTCACGCCGAACTCGTCCTCGCGTCCCGCAACGTGCTGCTCATCGAGATGTACGACGGGATCGCCGAGGCGATCGCTCGAACCCATCCGTCGGTGCTGCGTCGTCCGTTGGCCGAGCAGTCACACCCGCGTGGCCATCGCGACGTCGTGGATGCGATCGAACGCGGCGACGCCGTCGCGGCGCGCGCGGCGGTGTACGCCTACGTCGACTTCACCGAGGTGCCGGAATGA
- a CDS encoding DsbA family protein — translation MSRPTKIAWAALVAIVVVLGVAVLIDREPAPAPADTTVAVDRLVRPDSHRLTAPADERARFVEFLDFECEACGAVYPIIEDLRRTYGDRIAFVVRYFPMPGHVNAERAARAVEAAAAQGRFEQMYQRMFATQAHWGEQRVPADDVFRGFAIDLGLDMPAFDAAYNSPATLERIRADVADGLALGVQGTPTFFLDDQRLMPNTIDDLTGALHRAATA, via the coding sequence ATGAGCAGACCGACCAAGATCGCATGGGCGGCCCTCGTGGCCATCGTCGTCGTCCTCGGTGTCGCCGTGCTCATCGACCGCGAACCCGCCCCCGCGCCCGCGGACACGACGGTCGCCGTCGATCGCCTGGTGCGCCCGGACAGCCATCGCCTGACGGCCCCGGCCGACGAGCGCGCGCGATTCGTCGAATTCCTCGACTTCGAATGCGAGGCCTGCGGCGCGGTCTACCCGATCATCGAGGACCTGCGGCGCACGTATGGCGACCGGATCGCCTTCGTGGTCCGCTACTTCCCGATGCCCGGCCACGTCAACGCCGAGCGAGCGGCCCGCGCCGTCGAAGCCGCTGCGGCACAGGGCAGATTCGAGCAGATGTACCAGCGCATGTTCGCCACCCAGGCGCACTGGGGTGAGCAGCGGGTTCCTGCCGACGATGTGTTCCGCGGTTTCGCGATCGACCTCGGACTGGACATGCCCGCGTTCGACGCCGCGTACAACAGTCCGGCCACGCTGGAGCGGATTCGCGCCGACGTCGCGGACGGGCTGGCCCTGGGCGTGCAGGGCACCCCTACGTTCTTTCTCGACGATCAGCGCCTCATGCCGAACACCATCGACGACCTCACCGGTGCGCTGCACCGGGCGGCCACCGCCTGA
- a CDS encoding zinc-dependent alcohol dehydrogenase — MRAVTWQGKRHVSVDTVPDPKIIEPTDAIIKVTSTNICGSDLHLYEVLGPFMQAGDILGHEPMGIVEEVGSETGDLRVGDRVVIPFQISCGSCLFCHDGLMTQCETTRVTEQGTGAALFGYSQLYGSVPGGQAEYLRVPQAQFTHIKVPLEKPDSRYVYLSDVLPTAWQAVAYAEIPQGGTVTVLGLGPIGDMAARIAAHQGARVIGVDRVPERLARAEARGIETVNFDAVDNVGDAIRDLTGGLGTDAVIDAVGMEAHGSPINKALQSVVGLLPDAVARKAMSEVGTDRLGALYSAIDIVKRGGTISLSGVYGGAADPLPMLTMFDKQIRLHMGQANVKRWVDDIMPLLTDDDPLGVDTFATHELPLDEAPQAYETFQRKDDGMVKVILKP; from the coding sequence ATGCGCGCAGTGACCTGGCAGGGCAAACGACACGTGTCGGTCGACACCGTGCCCGACCCGAAGATCATCGAGCCCACCGACGCCATCATCAAGGTCACCTCGACCAACATCTGCGGATCCGATCTGCATCTGTACGAGGTCCTCGGTCCGTTCATGCAGGCCGGCGACATCCTCGGGCACGAGCCCATGGGGATCGTCGAAGAGGTCGGCAGTGAGACCGGCGACCTCCGCGTTGGCGACCGGGTCGTCATACCGTTCCAGATCTCTTGTGGCTCATGCCTTTTCTGTCACGACGGGCTCATGACGCAGTGTGAGACGACGCGCGTCACCGAACAGGGGACGGGCGCCGCGCTGTTCGGCTACTCGCAGCTCTACGGCTCGGTCCCCGGCGGGCAGGCCGAGTACCTACGCGTACCTCAGGCCCAGTTCACCCACATCAAGGTGCCGCTGGAGAAGCCCGATTCCCGTTACGTCTATCTCTCGGATGTGCTGCCCACGGCCTGGCAGGCCGTGGCCTATGCCGAGATCCCCCAGGGCGGAACCGTCACCGTGCTCGGCCTCGGCCCCATCGGCGACATGGCCGCCCGGATCGCAGCGCACCAGGGCGCTCGGGTCATCGGTGTCGACCGGGTACCCGAACGGCTGGCCCGGGCGGAGGCCCGCGGTATCGAGACCGTGAACTTCGACGCCGTCGACAATGTCGGCGACGCCATTCGCGACCTCACCGGCGGGCTGGGTACCGACGCCGTCATCGACGCCGTCGGCATGGAGGCCCACGGATCGCCGATCAACAAAGCGCTGCAGAGCGTCGTCGGATTGCTGCCGGATGCCGTGGCCCGCAAGGCGATGTCCGAGGTGGGCACCGACCGGCTGGGTGCGCTCTACTCCGCGATCGACATCGTCAAGCGCGGCGGAACGATCTCGCTGTCCGGGGTCTACGGCGGCGCGGCCGACCCGCTTCCCATGCTGACCATGTTCGACAAGCAGATCCGGCTGCACATGGGGCAGGCCAATGTGAAGCGGTGGGTGGACGACATCATGCCGTTGCTCACCGATGACGACCCGCTGGGCGTTGACACCTTCGCCACCCACGAACTGCCGCTCGACGAGGCCCCGCAGGCTTACGAGACCTTCCAGCGGAAGGACGACGGCATGGTGAAGGTGATTCTCAAGCCGTGA
- a CDS encoding lipase family protein, which produces MSFGVRTSWLRVGVIGLVVGVIAGVLASAPPAQAAPGPGSPLPSADPFYSYNGSLAGVAPGAVLRSRPMQFRTPTLSTPITGSQVLYRTTDQFGESVVTVATVLRPLTPGPTRLVSYHMAYDALGSQCDPSYTLSGGYTNGTATAEQGVIAGYLAAGYTVVVPDYEGEKLQWTIGRQSGYAALDGVRAAQSFLRLPRSTPVGLVGYSGGSIPTQFGAEVAPRYAPELNIVGAAAGGLPVDLAHNLPYINGSAKWAGVIPALVVAYQRTYRLDTSTFLSARGKQVAQDVSDECISGFASKYAGLTSADMVKPPYTGLLDVPQVVRAINDNIMGRSGTPSTKMLLAVGHYNAIGDTLMITGDVIGLANEYCSRGVDITYRQINGLTHQEAFLPFEPLALQYLTERFAGAPTQSNCGSLPRGNSLAPLPVP; this is translated from the coding sequence ATGTCGTTCGGGGTGCGCACGAGTTGGCTGCGCGTGGGAGTCATCGGTCTTGTCGTCGGCGTGATCGCCGGAGTGCTCGCAAGCGCACCTCCCGCGCAGGCGGCACCCGGCCCGGGTTCGCCGCTTCCGTCGGCCGATCCGTTCTACTCGTACAACGGCTCGTTGGCCGGGGTGGCACCCGGCGCGGTGCTCCGCAGCCGCCCCATGCAATTCCGGACACCGACGCTGTCCACACCGATCACCGGCTCGCAGGTGCTCTATCGCACCACCGACCAGTTCGGCGAGAGCGTGGTGACGGTCGCGACGGTGCTCCGACCGCTGACCCCGGGCCCCACCCGACTGGTCTCGTACCACATGGCCTACGACGCGCTGGGTTCGCAGTGCGACCCGTCCTACACACTCAGCGGTGGCTACACCAACGGCACCGCGACCGCCGAACAAGGCGTCATCGCAGGCTATCTCGCTGCCGGTTACACCGTCGTGGTGCCCGACTACGAGGGCGAGAAGCTGCAGTGGACGATCGGCAGGCAGTCGGGGTACGCCGCGCTCGACGGCGTGCGCGCCGCGCAGTCGTTCCTGCGGCTGCCGCGGTCGACCCCGGTCGGCCTGGTCGGTTATTCCGGCGGGTCGATCCCGACGCAGTTCGGCGCCGAGGTCGCGCCGCGATACGCGCCCGAACTCAACATCGTCGGCGCCGCCGCCGGCGGCCTGCCCGTGGACCTCGCACACAATCTGCCGTACATCAACGGCAGTGCGAAGTGGGCGGGCGTGATCCCGGCACTGGTGGTCGCCTACCAGCGGACCTATCGCCTCGACACCTCGACCTTCCTGTCGGCACGCGGCAAGCAGGTCGCCCAGGACGTGAGCGACGAGTGCATCTCGGGGTTCGCGTCGAAGTACGCGGGTCTCACGAGTGCGGACATGGTCAAGCCGCCCTACACCGGGTTGCTCGACGTGCCGCAGGTGGTGCGCGCGATCAACGACAACATCATGGGCCGGTCGGGCACCCCGTCGACGAAGATGCTTCTCGCGGTGGGTCACTACAACGCGATCGGCGACACCCTGATGATCACCGGCGACGTCATCGGCCTGGCGAACGAGTACTGCTCACGCGGCGTCGACATCACGTACCGCCAGATCAACGGCCTCACGCATCAGGAGGCGTTCCTGCCGTTCGAACCCCTTGCCCTGCAGTACCTGACGGAGCGGTTCGCAGGTGCTCCGACGCAGAGCAACTGCGGTTCGCTGCCGCGCGGGAACAGTTTGGCACCGCTCCCGGTGCCCTGA
- a CDS encoding ABC transporter substrate-binding protein → MHPKRYLAAPFLLVAVLVFALGCSSGNDGNSGKNSTESTGSTTVDHQYGSTVVEGTPERVVTLTGATAWSDSLIRLDVPITAEFVSTGYSGPGNRFAWTPPHESTVIPVDVGASPGVAEIAKLDPDLILAGYLPDRAAYDILAKIAPTIPVMSTETVNDTWQQVLSTAGKIFDKEEQAAEAQTEVEAKIDAVKKKYPAAQGKTATFGQLTPERQFGVVTSDNDPSAKLLAEVGLRLDPAVTGLSDNGQRVVVSSERVDLLGSDLLIFWPLVGGPEVFGTIPGWDSLTAVRSGATVFLTNDTASAFGSPTVYSVPWAVDALEPALAKLTT, encoded by the coding sequence ATGCATCCGAAGCGGTATCTCGCCGCCCCGTTCCTGCTCGTCGCCGTGCTCGTGTTCGCCCTGGGATGTTCATCCGGGAATGACGGCAACTCCGGCAAGAACTCGACCGAGTCGACCGGCTCGACCACCGTCGACCATCAGTACGGGTCGACGGTGGTCGAGGGCACGCCTGAGCGGGTGGTCACCCTCACCGGCGCGACCGCCTGGTCCGATTCGCTCATCAGACTGGATGTCCCCATCACCGCCGAGTTCGTCTCCACCGGATACTCGGGCCCGGGCAACCGGTTCGCGTGGACCCCACCTCACGAGTCCACCGTCATCCCGGTCGATGTCGGCGCCTCGCCGGGCGTCGCCGAGATCGCGAAACTCGATCCGGACCTGATCCTGGCGGGGTACCTGCCCGATCGTGCGGCGTACGACATCCTCGCCAAGATCGCGCCGACCATCCCGGTGATGAGCACCGAGACCGTCAACGACACCTGGCAGCAGGTGTTGAGCACCGCAGGAAAGATCTTCGACAAGGAAGAGCAGGCGGCGGAAGCGCAGACCGAGGTCGAGGCGAAGATCGACGCGGTCAAGAAGAAATACCCTGCAGCACAGGGCAAGACAGCGACCTTCGGCCAGCTGACTCCGGAGCGGCAGTTCGGTGTCGTCACCTCCGACAACGACCCGTCGGCCAAGCTCCTCGCGGAGGTCGGCCTGCGCTTGGACCCCGCGGTCACCGGGCTGTCCGACAACGGCCAGCGCGTCGTCGTCTCGAGTGAACGGGTGGATCTGCTCGGCTCCGATCTGCTGATCTTCTGGCCGTTGGTCGGCGGACCCGAGGTCTTCGGGACGATCCCGGGATGGGATTCGCTGACCGCGGTCCGCTCAGGCGCGACGGTCTTCCTGACGAACGACACCGCCTCCGCGTTCGGCTCGCCGACGGTGTACTCGGTTCCGTGGGCGGTCGACGCCCTCGAGCCCGCACTGGCGAAGCTGACCACATGA
- a CDS encoding glycosyltransferase family 2 protein — translation MTGSPEVVAVITIVAGRHLHLRRQLEAFAHSSSRPDVHIIVAMDDPDVTTVVEGHPVHVIHVGVDEPGTLQLADARNAGAAAAIAAGASILAFLDVDCIPGPDMLGRYLQAGAATPDRRLLYCGPVTYLPADQPTFEARELPRFTDPHPARPAPACGQTQLSSELMLFWSLSFAVRTSDWLALGGFHPGYRGYGGEDTDFAMCARENGFRIAWVGGAHAYHQHHPVSNPPVEHLDDILRNARVFHGRWGTWPMAGWLNAFADLGLCAYDSAVDDWRIVSDGTSRTG, via the coding sequence ATGACAGGCTCCCCCGAGGTGGTCGCGGTGATCACGATCGTGGCGGGGCGACATCTCCACCTGCGACGCCAACTCGAGGCCTTCGCTCACTCGTCCAGCCGGCCCGACGTCCACATCATCGTGGCGATGGACGATCCCGACGTCACCACGGTGGTCGAGGGCCATCCGGTGCACGTCATCCATGTCGGTGTCGACGAACCGGGCACACTCCAACTCGCCGACGCGCGCAACGCCGGAGCGGCGGCCGCGATCGCGGCGGGAGCGTCGATCCTGGCGTTCCTCGACGTCGACTGCATTCCCGGTCCCGACATGCTCGGACGCTACCTGCAGGCCGGCGCGGCGACGCCGGACCGCAGGCTCCTCTACTGCGGCCCGGTCACCTATCTGCCCGCCGATCAGCCGACCTTCGAGGCTCGTGAACTCCCTCGATTCACCGACCCACACCCGGCACGCCCGGCACCGGCGTGCGGACAGACGCAACTCTCGTCGGAACTGATGCTCTTCTGGTCGCTGTCGTTCGCCGTGCGGACCTCCGACTGGCTTGCGCTCGGCGGCTTCCACCCGGGCTACCGCGGATACGGCGGTGAGGACACCGACTTCGCGATGTGCGCGCGGGAGAACGGTTTTCGCATCGCCTGGGTGGGTGGAGCCCATGCGTATCACCAACACCACCCGGTGTCGAATCCCCCCGTCGAGCATCTCGACGACATTCTCCGCAACGCCCGGGTCTTCCACGGCCGCTGGGGTACGTGGCCGATGGCGGGGTGGTTGAACGCCTTCGCCGACCTCGGTTTGTGCGCCTACGATTCCGCCGTGGACGACTGGCGGATCGTCAGCGACGGAACTTCGAGAACCGGATGA
- a CDS encoding SDR family oxidoreductase — MSDENPEHVAKTIPYPGETDEMGDRPRDEMREYRGRDLLMGKTALITGGDSGIGRAVAVAFAKEGADVAIAYLEEDNDARHTVELIEAQGRQARAYRGDLADPAHCTDIVRRTVDELGALDILVNNIAYQEIVDDFLELTPEQWRRTFAVNIDSFFHTTRAAVPHLTGGGAIINTSSINGLRGNDSLIDYSATKGAVLALTYSLAQSLMERKIRVNCVAPGPVWTPLIPATMPADAVKDFGTQAPMGRAAQPDEIAPSYVFFAAEQLSSYYTGEVLAPIGGETLPG; from the coding sequence ATGAGTGACGAGAATCCCGAGCACGTGGCGAAGACGATCCCGTACCCCGGGGAGACCGACGAGATGGGTGACCGCCCACGGGACGAGATGCGCGAGTACCGCGGTCGCGATCTGTTGATGGGCAAGACCGCGCTCATCACAGGTGGCGATTCGGGTATCGGCCGCGCAGTCGCGGTCGCCTTCGCCAAGGAGGGTGCCGACGTCGCCATCGCCTACCTCGAAGAGGACAACGACGCCCGGCACACCGTCGAGCTCATCGAGGCCCAGGGACGGCAGGCACGCGCCTATCGCGGCGACCTCGCCGACCCGGCGCATTGCACGGACATCGTGAGGCGAACCGTCGATGAACTCGGCGCGTTGGACATCCTGGTCAACAACATCGCCTACCAGGAGATCGTCGATGACTTCCTGGAACTCACGCCGGAGCAGTGGCGCCGCACGTTCGCCGTCAACATCGACAGTTTCTTCCACACCACCCGCGCCGCCGTCCCGCACCTGACCGGCGGCGGCGCCATCATCAACACGTCGTCCATCAACGGCCTGCGCGGCAACGACAGTCTCATCGACTACTCGGCGACCAAGGGAGCGGTTCTCGCGCTGACCTATTCGCTCGCACAGTCGTTGATGGAGCGGAAGATCCGCGTGAACTGTGTCGCTCCCGGCCCGGTCTGGACACCGCTGATCCCGGCCACGATGCCTGCTGACGCGGTCAAGGACTTCGGTACGCAGGCGCCCATGGGGCGCGCCGCCCAGCCCGACGAGATCGCGCCGTCATACGTGTTCTTCGCGGCCGAACAGCTGTCGTCGTACTACACCGGCGAGGTCCTCGCGCCGATCGGCGGCGAGACGCTCCCGGGCTAG